In Candidatus Neptunochlamydia vexilliferae, the sequence TTAAGTGGGAAGGACTCGACTTCCACGTCAAACAAAAACCCAGCCATCCCCTCATGGAATATGCCATCTACAACCTCACCTCCCGCCTCTCCGGAGAGGCCCCCCCCCTAACAGAACTCGCCCGCTTAGAACCTCCTGGCCAAAAAACCTACCCCATCCTCATTTCCCAAACCATCCCCGGAGAAAACCTCAAAACAGCCCTTAGCAAAAAAGCACTAAAGCTCGACCGAAAACACCTCACCTGGAACCTCCTCACAGCAATCCTCACCCGCCCCGGAGACGGAAGAACCTCCAACTACATCCTCAACCAAGGAAAACTCCACTGCATCGACAACGACATCGCCTTCGTAGCCCCCATCGTCAAAAACTGGGGCCGATCAACCATCAACTTCTGCTCCGTCCTCTTTTGCATCGATCCCCAATTTAAACTCCATCCCGAAGTAGTAAAAAACTTCCTCAACCTCGACCCCCAACTCATCCTCACCAGCTGGGTCAAAGATCTCGAAGCCAAAGAAAAAAAATACACCTCCCTCTTTACCCTCAAACAGCGACAAAGACTCTATAACGAAGACCAAGAAAACCAATTCACCCCCACCCTCCTCTTCCGAGAAGGAGAGATGGCCACCCTCTGCACCCAGTTCAAAAAACTCCAAGAAGTTTTAAAACAGCCCCAAACCGCCAACACCCTCCTCTCCCACCTCGTCAACCTCCACAAAGACGATTTCAGCACCAGCCTCATCGGCCCCTACATCCAAAAAGCCTACACCTTCAAATCAGGCTCCATCGAAAACCGCCTCAAAACAGCAACCGGAGCTCGCGAAGACCGTTCCAAAACCACCCCCCAAACCATGAAAGCCACCCTTGGCAAAATCCCTAAACTCGAAGAGATCGAAAACCACAAACTCTACACCCTCGAAAAAGCCAAACAAGAGCTCATCGCCTTCCCCATGAAAGGACAAGGCCATCTTCTCAAAAATGGCCTTGAAATCAACTTCTCAAAGCTCCCCACCCCAAACCGCCAACGCCTTCTCTTCGAAAGCTTAAGCCTCCTCACAAACAAAAAAATGACCAGCTTCCGTATCCCCCACTGCACCGTCCTGACCCCCGAAAAGCTCACCCCTTTTTTCCACCACGGCCTAAAAATCCTCGACATCCGCGGTTCCAACTTAGAAAGTCTCAGTAACCTCCCCAAAGAAGCCCCCAACATTGAGAAGTTGTACCTCAGTGGATCCAAAAAGTTGAGATATTTTGAAAATAGGGGGCTCTTTAACTCACCCCCCCTAGAACTCCTCAAACTTCAAGAGCTCCACATCGCCCGGTGCGATCGCCTCACCTCCATTCGTCTCAAGTCCCACTCCCTCAAAGTCCTCAAAGCCAACAAAAACCCCAACCTAACAACCCTTCTTTTAGACGTTTTCCATCTGCCAAAACTCGACCTAGAAAATACCCCCCAAATCGATATTCAAGCGCTTCGAGAAGCCTTGAGCCAAGAGGGACGTGTCAGACAGTTTAACAAAGGACTTAACGACAAAGAAAATCAAAAAACCATCCAAAACTTCATTTCTTTGTCTTTAACCCAACTCGACCTTAGCCAGGGAAAGCTAACTCCTCCAGGTCTTCAGGTAATCGCGGAAATCATAAAAAAGAGTCGGACCCTTATCGATCTTAAAATCTTCGCTGATGCCACATCCAAAGAAGGTCTTGCCCCCCTTATGCAAGCAATTATTGGAAGTTCAACGTTGACCACTTTAAAGCTGGGTAAAGGAGCGCTCGACCCTCAAATGGTTCCCTTTATTGTTCAGCTGATCGACAAAAATCAGAACTTAAGGCGTTTAATCCTTTCCTATTTTCCACTATCGGAAAAAGAGATCGCTTCCTTGATGCAAGCTGCCACAAAAAGCAAAACCTTGGTGACATTTGATCTCCTTGGAAATGCCATTCCCTACGACATGGAAAAAGCCCTATACAAAAGCCTTCAAGAAAACCAGAAGCAGATAAAACCTCTCCTCCAAAGCAGCTCCTCTTCCAACTCAAGCGCCACAAGTAGCAGCTCTATATCGGTCACAAGGATACACTCTCACTCCTTCCCCATCCCTCCAATGGCTTTTGGCCCCAAAGAGTGGGAACGATACTTTGGACCAGTCGGAGAGGTGCCCCCCTTACCATCTAACATCGAAGAGATCCTCAATAGCCCCTGTCCCATCTGGAGTGATAAAAAGGTCAAAGAGACCCATCTCCTCACCCTCATTCCCAAAACGGTCAAAGGAAAGCCCCTGACCCTCAACACCCTTCAAACGCTCATCGAATGGCCCAAAGGAAACGGCCATGCCACGAAATATCGCTATTATAATGGTAACCTTAAAAAGGATCTTGGAGACCAAGAAGTGCTCTACCCCTACTGGATCCTGATGAGCCACGACGTTATCCCCAATAGTCGCAATAAAAAGTATAGCGATCAAAAAGGCCTCGCTAAAACCCTCAGCCAAAAGAGCCAGAAACCCTACACCCTTCCCAAAGCGCTCGAAGCAGCAGTCACGATTCTCATGGAGCACACCCGTTCAGAAAAAAAGTTCTACCAAAATGATCCCTTGACCTATACCCGGTGTCAGAAAACGTTAAATGATGGGTATCTACCAGCGATAGGCGGTTTTTCTGCTGATGGTCTTTATCTCAACTACTGCTACGATGGTTGGGAGGCTGAGAACGTTGGGGTAGGGGTTGTCAGGAAAGTTCCACACGGTAGTGGGTAGTAGGAGCATGGGTTCTTGAGTGGGGGCATTGGATGGCCACCGCAGGCGGCCCGAAATTTTTTTCTAGAAAAACCTAGCGGAGGGATTCAATCTCTTCGCTTGAAAGTCCGGTTGCTTCAGAAATTTGATTGACTGGAAGGCCCTGCTTAAGCAAAGTTTGGGCGATTTCTAAAGCTTTATTGGCTTCACCTTCTTTATGAGCTTTTCTTTCTGCAGCTTCTATAACCGCTAAGTGATCTCTTTGGTCATTAATGCTTGCTTCATAAGCTTTACGTGTTTTCGGGTCTGCAGAAAGCATCTCGAGCCGCTCTAAAGCTCTTTGGAAAATAGGATCCTTCTTTAGAAGCTCTCTTTCTTCTTCTTTAAGAAAGGGTGCATTGTTTAGAATATGGATCCATATCTCTTTATCCGTCTTGAGTTTATTAACGGGCTTTGACTTAAATTTCTTAAGATCAACGATAGTTGCTTTCCAATGATCAAAGATGTGCTCGTTAGAAGCGGAGATCTCGGGTTTAAACCGATAGGTTTCTACGACTTCATGATGATTTAAGATTCCATTCTTCTCTCCCTGGCTACGATGGAAATCTATAATTGCTAGGATGTGGACTTTTGGAAGGTCGGCCCAACCAATCATTTTCTTAGCCTTTTTGTCGTTTGAGTTCTTTGAAGAAATGGGTTGGTGGTAGTGGTACTCTATTTGCTCGGTGTAGTCTTTACCTAAGTAATAGAGAAGCCTTTTGTCAAACCCATCGTGATTATAGGTTTGCATTTCAATAATATAGCGCTCTCCTCTTCTGGTTTTAACCGATAGGTCAACAAAGGCCGAAGGCTTTCTTACTTCGACACGCATCTTTCTAGGGTCAAGGAACTCCTCAACTTCTATGCGGTCATCTCCTTCAAGGCCTAAAACAGCATTAATAAAGCTTTCTAGAATCTCTTTGCTACTTTTGTCACCAAAAAAGTCCTTGAACACGACGTCAATTTTGATATCTAACAAGTCTATCATGTCTCTAATACTCCATTGCCTGCAATTTTACCATGAAAGGCGCAGTCTGTATATCCTTTTTTGTCTGGAAAGCCCGAGCAATTATGTGATATCTATCGAAAACGCTCCCGGTTGAAAAAAATCTCAAAAAAGGGTAAAATCGAGGAAAGTAGAAACTTTAGGAGCACCATGGAAGCGATCAATCCCCGCGTCGACATTGCCTTCAAAAAAATATTTGGCATCGAAGAAAATAAAGACCTACTTATTTCTCTGATTAACTCGATTGTGGGAGAAGAAGATCAGGTTGTTGATATCACTCTGTTAAACCCCTATAACCAGAAAAACTTTAAAAGTGACAAGCTGTCGGTTTTAGATATCAAAGCCAAGGGCAGCACGGGTAAAAGGTTTAATATCGAGATCCAAATTACAGATGAGGGTGACTATGATAAAAGGGCTCTCTATTACTGGGCAAGGCTCTACACCGAACAGCTAGAAACAGCTCAAGACTATTCCACCTTGGAAAAAGTGATTGGGATCCACATCCTCAACTTTACCTCAATTCCCAAAGCAGAAAAATACCATAACGTCTTCCACATTACCGAAAAAGAGACAAACTTCCATTTTTTTAAAGACCTCGAACTCCACACAATTGAGCTTAAAAAATTCACCGACTCATTAAGCAAAGAGCTCGAAGGTATGATTCCGAAAATCCAAAATTCTCTAGACATGTGGTCGGCATTTCTTACCCGGAACAATCTTCTCAAAGTAGACAAACTTCCGAAGCCTCTAGATACTCCTGAGCTTAAAAAAGCCTTGAACGTTTTAAATGTCATGAACTTTAACTCTGAGGAAAGAGAGGCCTATGAAAACCATCTCAAGTGGCTCCGCATCGAGACAAATACACTAAAAAAAGCTGAGGAAAAAGGGGTCAAAAAAGGTATTCAACAAGGAATAAAGCAAGGACTTAAACAAGGCATAGAACAAGGACTTAAGCAAGGCATGGATCAGGGGCTTGAACTAGGGACAGAGCAAGGCATTGCAAAAGGGAAAAGAGAAGTCGCCTTGGCACTCCTTAAACAAAGCCTTTCGATCGGTCAAATCTCCGAAGCAACCGGACTATCAGAGGAAGAGATCGACCAGCTTTCTGACCCCGTTTTATCAAGGGATTAGCAAAGGTTTTTCCCATTACCCCCTTGATAAAAATTTTTATTTCCGCAAAAATGGTGCTGTTTTCAATTGGAGATAGCAATGGCATCCTCTTCCAACCAACTCGGAAAGACCCCAATCGGAAACCACTCTCTCGAGTTCTACAATATCAAGGGGAAGGTCGTTGCCCACCTCTATACTCAGACCTCTAAGCCAAAAACCTGTATTCTCGAGGGGTTAGAAACCACCCACCGCTACAGCTATGAGACATTGACCGGAAAGGCAAAAGAAACAATAGACACCTTCTTACGAAGCCACGATATTTCTTTAAAAACATGGAACCTTTCACCGATCAAAGAAAAAAAGAGGTCTTCTCTCTTTTTTGGGAAAAAGCTTGCTGAGATCCGGATCGGTAGAGAAAAAAACAGTGTCAAGTACAAGCAGCTCGATCATTTGATCGAGCTTATCGAACGCTCGGATGGAAAAAATAAAGAAGAGCTCCTCAAGGGGGCAAATCAGCTCTACATGAACCTTCTCAACCAAGAAGAGATTCCACAAAAAGAGCAGGGATTAGAAAAGATCTCGAAAAAATACCAAACAATCGTCGATCAACTTACAACCTCCCCACCCGAAGTAGGTGAACTTCTAAAACTGCAAGATGAACTCCAGCAGGTTCCTGCAAATCACCGCTCCTCATTTTACACCACATTGAGTGAGCAAATCGAAGCATTAACCATCGTTGCCCTGACAGACCAAGCCACTTTACCAGAAAAGCAGACTACTTTTAGCTTGGGAGAAAAGGACTATCAAGTGGTCCCCACCCGTGGAGAGGGCGCTTGCGCCCTCCACGCCCTCCTTGGAACTGAAAGTGGAGGAATCTACCGCTTTCCCGGTGAAAGCACCACCTCCTCTAGCCGAGCAAAAACCTCCTTTACCAACCATTTTAAAGAGGCTCTTAAAAAACGAGATCCCCACACGATAGCCCTATTTATCGGCCTAATCCAGTCTCACCTCACCTCAACTGATCCCTCCTCCCAGATGCTTTTTAATGACAGTCAACCGGGGAAGGCCCTGGTAGAAGAGGCGAAAAGACTCTCAGTCCCTTACATCACTGAGAGAGAAAAGATCAAAAAAGAGGAAGCTCTCCTCTGGCTCCAAGAAATAGAACAGTCCCAGGACATCCTATCCCACCTCTTCTCTGAGGTAGAAAAAATTACAGATCCCACCAGCTTCTACTACCGAAAGTCGGAAGAGGAGCTCGCGCTAATCTTCAAGAAAGAGCCCCTCCGCCTCCTCAGTCGGATCAATGAGGAGAGACCCCTTTACCTTAGCATTCTTCGAAATGATGCAAAAAAGGCAATTGAAACCCTCCAACTCGCTAAGGAAGATCTCCTCAGAAAAGAGAGCGCCCAAAAAAAGGGCTGGATCCTATCAGAAAAGATGGTGGACCACTATATCGAAACGGTTAACCACCCCCCTTTCTATCTCAACACCCAAGAGATCGAGCTTGCCGCCCACCTCTTTCAAAAAAAAGTCCTCATTGTCAAGTCTGAAGGAGGAAATATCGTTCCCGCTACTTCCCCCATTAATAACCAGCTCTCCACCCCACCAATCATCATCCACCACCAAGGAGCCCACTTCTCCCGATGTCTCCCCACCAACATACTCTTCTCATCAGACCAAAAACTCTCACCAATCTTTCAAACACTGACCCAAGAAAGAAGTTCCACACCTCCTCTAAACAGGTCAACACCACCGATCCCTGTCTTACCAAAGAAGCCAGAAAAAGAGAAACTTGAACCTCCCCCCTGCCCGCTTAACCTCGCACTCCTTAAACAAACAGAGGAAAGGGTTGCAAAAAACGAAAGAGAGCAAAGCCTCAAGGACTTCCGCCTCCTTCTCTTTCAGGTTAACAATGGAACCACCTCTCAAGCCTTCGACCGCCTCTATGCCCTTTCCCTTTTTTTCCTCAGCTACCTTCCTAAAGGACTCTTTGAACAGCTTTTGGGAGCCCAAAAGATGATCCCACGGCTCCTCAAATATACCCCTTCAAAGGGGAAGGAGCAGCTCGCGCTTGCCACCCTCTGTGGTCAACGGTATCGCGAATGGGCAGCTCCCCTCAAGGGAGATGCCAAGATTAACGAGAGCATCCTCGCCATGGAGTACTATAGCAACGCAATTGGACTTGCTACTCAATACGCTCCAGAAAAACTCAAGGCTCTCCACAAAGAAGCCTCCAAGCTCTTCATCCCCATCATCAAAGAGAAGCTTGTCGATACACAACTCTATAAAGAAAGACTTGCTCAGTGCGAACAAAATGCCCACCCCGAAGATTTTGAAAAAATCCTTAACGAGATCCAAAGGCTACGGGCCTTTCAGTGTGATGGAGGTGACTACCTCCTCAAACTCTACCAACAAGCCCAAGAAGTCCTCATCAAAGTGCGAGACAATAGAGCTGACAGTTTCTCCCATCTTGCCCACCCTATTGGAGCAGGTCTAACCCCCACCCCTCTACCCCAAAATCCAACCTACATCACCGAGAGATATCGAACAGCCCTCGATGAGTACCGGAAAACCTTCCCCACCCAGAATGGATCTTCCATACGGAATCTCCAGAAAAAGCAAACCGAAGACTTTATCACATTTTTAAACACCCACATCCTCAAAGACACCTTTGCAATCCTCGGCCCGCCTCCCCCCGGCTATGCCCTCATGGCGATGGGATCCATCGCCCGAGAGGAGGTCCGCCCCTACTCCGATCTCGAATGGATGATCCTCATCAAAGAAAAGAGCCACTTCGATTACTTCCAGACACTCGACCGCCTCATCAATCTCCAGCTCACCTCCCTTGGAGAGCCCCGTATAGGGACGAAAAACCCTTTCACCGCTCTCCAGTGCCCCTCGGGACTCCACCTCGATCATGGAAGCCATTCCACAGACTACATCCGGAAACCAAAAGAAATGGCAAACCAAACCGGACTAAAAACTGAAGAAGATCCAGCAAGTCTTTCTCATACCCTTCTTAGAACCCGTTACCTCGATACAGACAGTCCAGAACTGATTTCCAAATATAAAAAAAAGGTCCAAAAAATCTTAGACACCCCCGCAGGTAGCAAAACAGTCCGCCAATGGCGGGCCCTCTTGCTCATCAAGGAGAGAATCACCGATTACAAAAAAGTATGGAAACAAGAGGTTACAGAGACGGTTATATCCAAGCAAATTCAAGAATTGGGAATTTGCCAAAGCCAGCGCCCCAGGTTTAGCTCCCTCGAAGGAGATGCTGGCGCGAGCAAAAACCAATTCTCGAATTTATCTGGGTCTAACCTCAAAGAGCAATACATCAAGCCCCTCTTTCTCCTCATCGGCGATCTCGCTCTCTACTTTGGGATCGATAAGACAAACACCCTCGACATCTTAGATGGGTTTAAAAATAGAAAAATCTTTGACCCCCTCACCCGCTCTCTTCTAAGGGAAAGTGTCGAAATGCTTTACACGATCCATGTCGACCTCCAACCTCTCAAGGATCATGAAACGCTCCTTTCTCGTACCTACTTTCTCCTCCTTGAGCCCCTCTACACCTATCTCGAAAAGGTTCTTGAAGGAGCGCTTCAAAAAAGCAACAAGTCCGATCCAAAAGAGGTTAAAAAAACTCAGCTTGCTCCCCTCGAAAAAAGTCTTATCAACCTCTCTCTTCCCCAATTGACCTTCAACCAGATCCTCTCCCTTGCATCTAATCCTCTCGAAGCAACAGCCCCACTTGAGACCTTTGTCACCTGCATGGCTCAAAAAGTCTCCGAAGAAAAGCGCCACCTCTATTGGTACAAAAAACTCTCCCAATTCACCACCTCAGAGCCACTCAGAAGCCTTTACCTTAAAACCCTCCTCCAACAGAAAAAAACAGATCTCTATAACCTGCTCGCTCCCATCCCCAACCGCGAGGGAACCCGACAGTCGGTCTTGATCGAGGAGCAGGCGTTCTATAAATCACTCACCCGCCTGACGCAAAAAACAAAATCAGCCGCTACCATCACCAGCCCCACGCTCGGAACCCGCTACATCAAAGAGACCCTCTTCGATGACCTCTTCGATTCCTCTGACAATATCAGCGATGACTATCCCGGAGAAGAGACAACAGAGGGGTATAGAAGTGCCCACAATGTCTGCCACCTCAAAAAAGAAGAGCTCGACCTCCACATCAAACAAAAACCCTACCACCCCCTTATGGAATATGCGATTTATAACCTCACCTCCCGCCTTTCAGGAGAGGGCCCCCCTCCTACCGAACTTGCAAAAATTACCAAAGGAAACAACACCTACCCCGTCCTTATTTCCAAGACTGTCCCCGGTATCAACCTTCAAAAGGCCTTAACAAAAAAAACACTTCCCCTAGATGGGAAACACCATACATGGAATCTCCTCCTATCGATTCTCACCCGTCCTGCCGACGGACGAGCACCCAACTATATCTATAACCGGGGGAAAATCACCTCTATCGACAACGATATCGCCTTTGCGATCCCTATACTTAAGGGAGAAAAAAGCTCAGAGGCTTGGAAAAGAAAGCTCGACTTCATGCTTGGAAGGCTTCCTGAAAAAGATGTCGGTAAGCCAATGCCCCATGACACCGTCCGCTTTTGTTCGATCCTCTTTACCATTAATCCTGGCTTTAAACTCAAACAAGATGTTATCAAAGATTTCTGCAATCTCAAACCCAACCTTATCCTTGAAGGCTGGATAAAAAATCTTGAAGCCAAGGAAAAAGAGTACTGCGCCTTATTTAACGAAAAAACCCTTGAAAAACTCTTTAAAGAAAATGCTCTTAGAACCTTCACCCCTACCCTTCTCTTCCGTAAAGGGGAAATGGCCACCCTATGCGCCCAATTCGACTATCTTCAGAGATTTCTTAAAAGCTCTCTTAATGTCAAAAGAAAAGTAACAGCTAACCGACTCCTTGACTCCCTTATTAACCTAAGAGCCAAAGACTACAGTACGCAAAACATTGGGAAATACCTCAGTAATGCCTATAAGAATAGGGGAAAAACGGCTGAAAACCGTCTCGAAAAAGCGGTTGGAAGAACGGTTAGGCAATCCTCCACCTCAATTGGTGCTCAATATTCCTGCTATGGCAAAGAACTCACCTACAAGGAGATTAAAAAAGGACTCCTTTCTATTTCTAAAGCAAAAGAAGAGTTCCTCCTCTATAGCACCTTCAAAACAGCCCGCGCCATCAAAGAAGGGATCGAGGTTGATTTTATAAACCTAGTAGGAGACGATGAAAGAGAGCGTATTCTTACTTCCAGCCTTAAGCTGAACTTGCTTAAAAACTACTCCTCCCTTCATATCCAGGGTTGCACAACCCTCAATACGCCAACCTTACTTCCTTTTCTTCACAGAAACATCAAGATCCTTGATCTAAGCGGCTCTGGCATTGTTTTCTTCAAAGAAATCGGAGACAAGACTCCCTCTATCGAAGAGCTCAATCTCTCCTGCTGCCTTAACCTTCTATCTTTGGAAATCCCAGGGAAAGAAGCTACAGCTTTTAAACCAGAAACTCCCCCTTCACAGATCAACCTTCCCAACCTCAAAAAACTTAATCTCTCATACTGCCATCAACTGGCAACTATTCGTCTTAATGCTCCCAAACTTGAGACACTCAGCCTACGTAACTCTGCAATTTCTAACTTTTCAGGGTTTGGAAATACTCTTCCTCACCTTAGAAAACTTAATCTTAGCTTCTGTAGCAAGCTTCGCTCTATAGAAATCCCTGGTCTAGCAACTTCCCTACCAGTCCGTCTTCCCAAGCTTAAAAGCCTCAATGTCTCTCAATGCCGCCAACTGACAACTATTCGTCTAAAAGCTTCAAGTCTTTATTCATTCAAAAATACCTACACTCCAGCACTCAAAAATATCCATATCGACTTGAAAAATTATGACTATGCAAGACTCAATCATTCTCTCCTCAAAGCCCAAGGACTTAAACGAAGCATAGCGCAAAATAAAAAGGATATTGCACGCCTGTTATCCAACCAAGATCTTCAAACGTTGGACTTAAGCTTTTGTGTAATTAACAATAAGTGGGCTGAAATAATAGCACAGCTTATTACCAAAAGCAAAGCACTAAAAGAGGTTAAACTAAGGTACTCGAAGCTTTCCGAAAAAGCGATTGCAGGTTTGCTCGATGCTACCAAAAATAGTTCAACCCTAATCAACCTTGATCTCACAGGAAATAAAGTACCTATAGAGCTTGATCAAGCAATCTACGAGTGTTTACGCAAAAACCAGGTAAGCTTGCATAGACATACAGCCCCCCAATTACCTAAAATAGCTTTTGGCCCTGAAGAATGGGAGAAATATATTGGATATGTCGATAAAACGGTTCCCTTGCCTTCAAATATCGAAAGTATTCTTAATAGCGACTGCCCAATCTGGAGAGGTAAAAAAACAAAGGATACCCATCTTTTAACTTTTATCCCTCAAAAAATAAATGGCAAGCCGCTTACAATCAATAGTTTTCAAGACCTTATAGAAAGCAAAAACTTAGATGACAAAGCTGCAGCATATAGATATTACTACGTTAAGCTCAAAGAAGATCTCGGTAACCAAAAAGTTCCCTACCCCTACTGGATCATGATGAGCTACGATGTTATTCCAAACAGTCGTGGTAAAGACTATACAGCTCAAGAAGCTATGGTAAAGATGCTCAGCAAAAAAACTGAGCAACCCTATGATCTCCCCAAAACGCTTGAAGCTACGATAGTAGCCTTAACAAATTACATTCGATCTAAAACAATGTTATATGCTGATAAACCTCGAACCTACACCCGGTGCCAGGAGATGCTGAGCGATGAATATGGTGCAAAGGTTGGCGGCTTCTCGTCTGGCGGCCTCGGGCTGGGGATCAACTTTTGGGAGCCTGATAGCATTGGAGTAGGAGTTGTCAGAAAATTTTCACAGGGTAGCGGTTAATTGGGTCGCCTAAGGCTACCCAAATTTTTTTTCGAAATTCTTCTTTATTGACAGCAACCGTTACTCTGTGCCGGTAGGCTTGCTCATTTTTGCTCCCCCTACCATGTCCCTTTCAATGAACCCTTCTATCCTGGAGAGTCTTGAATCGAGTTGTCTAAGATCCAAGGAGACTTTCTCAAATTGAGCCGATATTTTTTCAAATTTTTTCCCAAAAATGGTTACCAAGGCTATGTATAATGGTCCGATAAATTAGAGCCACCTGCTAAGCTTATAACCTCCGTAACAAGGAGGCCAAAAGTGGCAAAGAAAAGAAAAACATATTCAGCGGAGTTTAAGCTCAAGGCAGTACTAGAAATCCTGAAAGAAGATAAAACAGCATCACAGCTAGCAGGAGAACTAGAGGTAAATCCTATGGTACTTGCAGGTTGGAA encodes:
- a CDS encoding Rpn family recombination-promoting nuclease/putative transposase, which produces MIDLLDIKIDVVFKDFFGDKSSKEILESFINAVLGLEGDDRIEVEEFLDPRKMRVEVRKPSAFVDLSVKTRRGERYIIEMQTYNHDGFDKRLLYYLGKDYTEQIEYHYHQPISSKNSNDKKAKKMIGWADLPKVHILAIIDFHRSQGEKNGILNHHEVVETYRFKPEISASNEHIFDHWKATIVDLKKFKSKPVNKLKTDKEIWIHILNNAPFLKEEERELLKKDPIFQRALERLEMLSADPKTRKAYEASINDQRDHLAVIEAAERKAHKEGEANKALEIAQTLLKQGLPVNQISEATGLSSEEIESLR
- a CDS encoding DUF294 nucleotidyltransferase-like domain-containing protein, producing MASSSNQLGKTPIGNHSLEFYNIKGKVVAHLYTQTSKPKTCILEGLETTHRYSYETLTGKAKETIDTFLRSHDISLKTWNLSPIKEKKRSSLFFGKKLAEIRIGREKNSVKYKQLDHLIELIERSDGKNKEELLKGANQLYMNLLNQEEIPQKEQGLEKISKKYQTIVDQLTTSPPEVGELLKLQDELQQVPANHRSSFYTTLSEQIEALTIVALTDQATLPEKQTTFSLGEKDYQVVPTRGEGACALHALLGTESGGIYRFPGESTTSSSRAKTSFTNHFKEALKKRDPHTIALFIGLIQSHLTSTDPSSQMLFNDSQPGKALVEEAKRLSVPYITEREKIKKEEALLWLQEIEQSQDILSHLFSEVEKITDPTSFYYRKSEEELALIFKKEPLRLLSRINEERPLYLSILRNDAKKAIETLQLAKEDLLRKESAQKKGWILSEKMVDHYIETVNHPPFYLNTQEIELAAHLFQKKVLIVKSEGGNIVPATSPINNQLSTPPIIIHHQGAHFSRCLPTNILFSSDQKLSPIFQTLTQERSSTPPLNRSTPPIPVLPKKPEKEKLEPPPCPLNLALLKQTEERVAKNEREQSLKDFRLLLFQVNNGTTSQAFDRLYALSLFFLSYLPKGLFEQLLGAQKMIPRLLKYTPSKGKEQLALATLCGQRYREWAAPLKGDAKINESILAMEYYSNAIGLATQYAPEKLKALHKEASKLFIPIIKEKLVDTQLYKERLAQCEQNAHPEDFEKILNEIQRLRAFQCDGGDYLLKLYQQAQEVLIKVRDNRADSFSHLAHPIGAGLTPTPLPQNPTYITERYRTALDEYRKTFPTQNGSSIRNLQKKQTEDFITFLNTHILKDTFAILGPPPPGYALMAMGSIAREEVRPYSDLEWMILIKEKSHFDYFQTLDRLINLQLTSLGEPRIGTKNPFTALQCPSGLHLDHGSHSTDYIRKPKEMANQTGLKTEEDPASLSHTLLRTRYLDTDSPELISKYKKKVQKILDTPAGSKTVRQWRALLLIKERITDYKKVWKQEVTETVISKQIQELGICQSQRPRFSSLEGDAGASKNQFSNLSGSNLKEQYIKPLFLLIGDLALYFGIDKTNTLDILDGFKNRKIFDPLTRSLLRESVEMLYTIHVDLQPLKDHETLLSRTYFLLLEPLYTYLEKVLEGALQKSNKSDPKEVKKTQLAPLEKSLINLSLPQLTFNQILSLASNPLEATAPLETFVTCMAQKVSEEKRHLYWYKKLSQFTTSEPLRSLYLKTLLQQKKTDLYNLLAPIPNREGTRQSVLIEEQAFYKSLTRLTQKTKSAATITSPTLGTRYIKETLFDDLFDSSDNISDDYPGEETTEGYRSAHNVCHLKKEELDLHIKQKPYHPLMEYAIYNLTSRLSGEGPPPTELAKITKGNNTYPVLISKTVPGINLQKALTKKTLPLDGKHHTWNLLLSILTRPADGRAPNYIYNRGKITSIDNDIAFAIPILKGEKSSEAWKRKLDFMLGRLPEKDVGKPMPHDTVRFCSILFTINPGFKLKQDVIKDFCNLKPNLILEGWIKNLEAKEKEYCALFNEKTLEKLFKENALRTFTPTLLFRKGEMATLCAQFDYLQRFLKSSLNVKRKVTANRLLDSLINLRAKDYSTQNIGKYLSNAYKNRGKTAENRLEKAVGRTVRQSSTSIGAQYSCYGKELTYKEIKKGLLSISKAKEEFLLYSTFKTARAIKEGIEVDFINLVGDDERERILTSSLKLNLLKNYSSLHIQGCTTLNTPTLLPFLHRNIKILDLSGSGIVFFKEIGDKTPSIEELNLSCCLNLLSLEIPGKEATAFKPETPPSQINLPNLKKLNLSYCHQLATIRLNAPKLETLSLRNSAISNFSGFGNTLPHLRKLNLSFCSKLRSIEIPGLATSLPVRLPKLKSLNVSQCRQLTTIRLKASSLYSFKNTYTPALKNIHIDLKNYDYARLNHSLLKAQGLKRSIAQNKKDIARLLSNQDLQTLDLSFCVINNKWAEIIAQLITKSKALKEVKLRYSKLSEKAIAGLLDATKNSSTLINLDLTGNKVPIELDQAIYECLRKNQVSLHRHTAPQLPKIAFGPEEWEKYIGYVDKTVPLPSNIESILNSDCPIWRGKKTKDTHLLTFIPQKINGKPLTINSFQDLIESKNLDDKAAAYRYYYVKLKEDLGNQKVPYPYWIMMSYDVIPNSRGKDYTAQEAMVKMLSKKTEQPYDLPKTLEATIVALTNYIRSKTMLYADKPRTYTRCQEMLSDEYGAKVGGFSSGGLGLGINFWEPDSIGVGVVRKFSQGSG
- a CDS encoding Rpn family recombination-promoting nuclease/putative transposase, producing the protein MEAINPRVDIAFKKIFGIEENKDLLISLINSIVGEEDQVVDITLLNPYNQKNFKSDKLSVLDIKAKGSTGKRFNIEIQITDEGDYDKRALYYWARLYTEQLETAQDYSTLEKVIGIHILNFTSIPKAEKYHNVFHITEKETNFHFFKDLELHTIELKKFTDSLSKELEGMIPKIQNSLDMWSAFLTRNNLLKVDKLPKPLDTPELKKALNVLNVMNFNSEEREAYENHLKWLRIETNTLKKAEEKGVKKGIQQGIKQGLKQGIEQGLKQGMDQGLELGTEQGIAKGKREVALALLKQSLSIGQISEATGLSEEEIDQLSDPVLSRD